Proteins from one Oryza sativa Japonica Group chromosome 12, ASM3414082v1 genomic window:
- the LOC4351709 gene encoding uncharacterized protein — translation MDLNASPSPEEDDQSYEEHADFSQSEHAESAVEIMRREREERRRKLKREQHDDGPRLNRQPIRNDHMNQNKIIRHGRIKEPPQGWLDCPGSGEPIDRIVPSKVPLDETFNESVPAGKRYSSKQVVNKQRKAGRDIGLVIDLTNTTRYYSPTEWTRQGTKYVKIACKGRDAVPDNESVNTFVYEVMAFLDRQKQSRNPKYILVHCTHGHNRTGFMIVHYLMRTQLSSVTEALNIFAQRRPPGIYKNDYIQAIYSFYHEIPENIVCPPTPEWKRPSDLDLNGEAKQDDDDDGNVDRAPSPNHEDDKVITNDDILGDAVPYDQQDFLRSICFRLLELVPSGRANAQFPGSHPVSLNSENLQILRQRYYYATWKADGTRYMMLITRDGCFLIDRNFCFRRVQMRFPLRNSNEGFHHYTLIDGEMIVDTVPDLGLKRRYLAYDLMSINSQSVVKLPFSERWKLLDDEIIRPRYHDKGRSPSYKYDMELFSVRRKDFWQLSAVNKILKEFIPKLCHESDGLILQGWDDPYVTRTHEGLLKWKYPEMNSVDFLFEIGSENRQFIFLYERGRKKLMDGARVVFPDEVDPPSISGKIVECSWNKEEDCWSCMRIRTDKSTPNDINTYRKVMRSITDNITEDKLLEEIYEIMNLPMYADRKAKAHARSMAQQRRR, via the exons ATGGATTTGAATGCTTCACCATCGCCTGAGGAAGATGACCAGTCTTATGAAGAGCATGCTGATTTTTCACAGAGTGAACATGCTGAGTCTGCTGTTGAGATAATGCGAAGG GAACGCGAAGAGAGACGGAGAAAGTTAAAGAGGGAGCAACATGATGATGGACCAAGGCTGAATCGACAACCGATTAGGAATGATCATATGAATCAAAATAAAATCATTAGACATGGACGAATTAAAGAGCCACCTCAGG GCTGGTTGGATTGCCCTGGATCTGGTGAGCCAATAGATAGGATTGTACCTTCTAAAGTTCCCCTGGATGAAACATTCAATGAGTCTGTGCCTGCTGGGAAAAGATATTCTTCCAAGCAAGTTGTTAATAAACAAAGAAAAGCTGGAAGAGAT ATAGGTTTAGTGATTGACTTGACAAATACCACTCGGTACTATTCACCAACTGAATGGACAAGACAAGGTACTAAATATGTCAAG ATTGCCTGCAAGGGAAGAGATGCTGTTCCAGACAATGAATCTGTTAACACATTTGTGTATGAG GTGATGGCGTTTCTTGACCGTCAAAAACAATCAAGGAATCCCAAGTATATTCTTGTTCACTGTACCCATGGGCATAATCGTACAGGTTTTATGATTGTTCATTACCTAATGCGCACACAACTCTCTAGCGTTACTGAG GCACTGAACATATTTGCTCAACGGCGACCTCCTGGAATATATAAAAATGACTATATTCAAGCTATCTATTCATTTTACCATGAAATTCCTGAAAATATCGTATGCCCTCCAACACCAGAATGGAAGAGGCCCTCTGATCTTGATTTGAATGGTGAAGCTAagcaagatgatgatgatgatggcaaTGTAGATCGTGCACCATCACCT AATCACGAAGATGATAAAGTCATTACTAATGATGATATCTTAGGGGATGCTGTACCTTATGACCAGCAAGATTTCCTGCGCAGTATATGTTTTAGGTTACTTGAATTAGTGCCCAGT GGTAGAGCTAATGCTCAGTTTCCCGGATCTCATCCAGTTTCTCTTAACAG CGAGAATCTGCAAATTCTGAGACAGCGATATTATTATGCTACGTGGAAAGCTGATGGAACGCGATACATGATGCTTATAACACGTGATGGTTGCTTTCTAATTGATCGGAACTTCTGCTTTAGAAGAGTTCAGATGCGTTTTCCCCTTAGAAATTCGAATGAA GGTTTTCACCACTATACGTTAATTGACGGAGAAATGATTGTTGACACTGTACCGGATTTGGGATTGAAGAGGAGATACTTGGCATATGATCTAATGTCAATTAATTCCCAATCTGTAGTCAAG TTGCCTTTTTCTGAGAGGTGGAAATTACTTGATGATGAGATAATACGCCCACGCTATCATGATAAAGGACGCAGTCCATCATACAAATATGACATGGAACTATTTTCG GTAAGGAGAAAGGATTTCTGGCAACTTTCTGCAGTGAACAAGATACTGAAGGAGTTTATTCCAAAGCTTTGTCATGAATCTGATGGGCTTATATTACAG GGCTGGGATGATCCTTACGTGACTCGTACCCATGAAGGTCTTTTGAAGTGGAAATATCCAGAGATGAATTCAGTAGACTTTCTGTTCGAG ATTGGCAGTGAGAATCGTCAGTTCATTTTCCTCTATGAGAGAGGTAGAAAGAAACTTATGGACGGTGCCCGGGTGGTGTTCCCTG ATGAAGTTGACCCGCCTTCAATATCAGGGAAAATTGTTGAGTGCTCTTGGAATAAAGAAGAGGACTGTTGGTCCTGCATGCGCATTCGAACAGATAAATCAACTCCTAATGATATCAATACTTACAGAAAG